The Nymphalis io chromosome 3, ilAglIoxx1.1, whole genome shotgun sequence genome contains the following window.
attagtttgtaaaaatactcattattattatatatatacaatcattTTGACTTGAGATTATTTTTATCCAAATGCGAGACTATTATTTCGATATACgagtataattttttaaatgaggtgctgtattttattttgatttttattttaaaactattcaaTTCCACCGGCATTATGCAATGCGATGTTTGcaggttaataataaaaagtgcacTCTACCTACGCGATATTCTCTTAAtgcattcatattttatacaatgcAGTTGGCGTTTTCATTCTATTCATGTAATAAGCTTATCTTTAGGCTTAACGTTGATATGATCAGACGTAGGCAGTCAATGATACAAAAGATTATAACAATCGGTGTCACCAGTGGGCTGTTAAGTACCCATATAGGTAAACAGAATTGTTCCACATGTATCATTTATTGGATTAAGTTTTCTGCATCGGACACGTGATTGATGATGTCATCtcatatgtgttttatttatacattacacgTTCCAAAAATAATTCACACTGTACTACAAAGCCCATACCAATGATTGGCTTTAAGAAATCATTGTTACGATTTTTGAAGGCATTATTTTTCTCTTGTGGTAATAccctatgtatttataaaattcaacgtttaaaactaatatttaattatatataaacgtttatatCTAATGCGttgagaaaattttattaaacaacaatTAATGGTCTCTATAtggaatacatttttatactcGATGCAAATATgctcttacaaatatttttgaattgtcattttacaagtttaatATTGATCAAAACATTTCAACATCTAATATGCCTTGATctgtgattaaatttaaaaaaaaaattagaatgcgAATCTGTATTTCCCTGaagaaagtttaaaattataaattaagtaaatattttttacggctTAAAAATGCCCTAGAGATCACTTTGGCTGTTAATGgtgtttatttatagataattattttgctCTTTTGTTATATCCTCAGGGCGCACATTTGGCTGTGATAGAAGCTGTGATGATGCTATACGCGCGAGAAGTGGTGACGTTAGACCGCGTGTCAGCGGCTGCGCAACGCTTCGGCACTAGTCAGCCGCTGCCCGTCGGCTCCAGCATTCCTCACGAAGATGGTCTACTCTGTTGGATCAACGCGGCATGCGCAGCGCTAAACAAGGCTGAGGTATTTACATTTATGACAAAAATTATTTGAGATTATTTGTCAATTCAAGCGTGTCATATAATGCTTCGTCCTAGATACTAAATTGGCATATACGTTTCCAAGTTTCAGatacaatattattcaaaacttaCTGATGATTTTGTAATCTTTATCGTTGGAAATAAAATCCGTAAACGAGACATATTCTCTATGGatgaaaataagattaaaactaCAATATTCCACTTCCAGGAGAACACATCGTCACACGTACCGATGGTGAAAAGTCTCCAAGACCTGTGCGATGGTACCGCACTGGCCGCCCTCATCTCGTTCTACTGCCCCGAGGCACTTCCGCGGTCAGCAGTGCGCGTCGGACGCATGGTCTCCATACAAGACTGCCTGCATAATCTCATGCTGGTGTACGAGTTCTGTCAGAGCAGTCTACCTCACAACGTGTTCCACATGATGCCAGAGGACGTTACGTATATGCGAGGGTGAGTTATTGGTATATTTCGATAATCATttcgaaaatttaaaattcgtataataaagctttatttttttaacatgagtAATGTtgcaaaaaatgaaaaataaaaacaattattcctTTTAAAGTGTTCAAGCCTTTAGCAcataaaaaagagttaattATAGCAATTAgttcaaatgtatattttattgtatgtttatacttttattttctaaaaaataatattatattagttgttaaaataattttcaggtcGATGCGTCAAAATTTAATAGCGATGCTCGCGGATCTATTCAATATGTTAGAAGTACATCCTGTCAAATCAGTTAAATATCCAGGAATCGGTGAGTACAGGCAATAatcatacttatatttaatataacatgtaTCAATGTTGCATGCTAGAACTAATGGGAGTATGTGGTCATAATATCAAAGGTCCTATGCCcacttcattataatatattatataaaattgtggaCGCGGTGGAGTAATGCTTTTGTAACGCAACATATTTATTCGACAATCGGGCTTATTTTAGTACGGGGATTATTGTattcatattgtttatattaaatgttatcgaAGAAAACTAAGGTCGTGTGACTGCgatcattatacatttttattatgatttataattactaCTCTTTCGTCTCAAGAAAAATTAAGGGTAAGTATACAATTTgcgtttaattacaataaaaaagtgaTGAGCCGATTAACGACGATGAGCTTCTTTCActggtaatataatataactgcaCTAATTGGCTGTAAATTTTTAACTAACATTGAGAAAAATACACGCATTTTCGATCTATTCAAAATCGACGCTCGGAGTGTATTTCGGGGCCACGTTTATCAAAGTTTGGCTCGGTGAGCGCGCGAGTCGCGCGGCGGTAGAGTAGCGCGGGAGTGACGCGCGTGTTGCGTGTGTAGCGGGCGAGGAGTGCAACGCGCACGGCGTGCGGCACAGACGCAGTctgccgccgccgccgccgcagcCCATCCCCGAGCtgcgcgccgcgcccgccctCTGCGCGCACGCGCTGCCCTTCGCAGGTACTGTGCGTGTCGTGTGCGTGTCGTGTGCGTGTCGTGTGCGTGTCGTGTGCGTGTCGTGTGCGTGTCGTGTGCTGACTCACGAGGGGAAGGCAATCGAAATGTAAATGTTCACTCGGGGGATGGAGACGTCTTGTAAAATCCTTACTTCATACTATCTCATCCGATTCGtaatgagttttattttaattgcctCCCCCGAATCCACTCGGACATCGACGAAACCATTTGTGTGGCACGTGTTTGTTCATCGATTTATCGATTCATTACATGTTTTAAAGCAGTCGGAATAAATGTGTCTGTCAATAATTATGATGCAGGAGATTGTGAAAGTTGTGTTCAGGgcttttttgtgttatatttttcgattatttttcgtttttatttattataataaaatacctccTGTATGCTTTTAACGAATTAATCCAgctttttaatagttaataccTGCCAGATTTAGTTCACCTGCAACGATGCTTTGCATGCATTGCTTTTGCCATTTTAATGCTTCAGCACGTTAAACCACAGGCATGGAGTTATTGACGTTATGTCCTCAAGGCTCccaagaaatatataaagtatcttataataattacattatatcgtgaaagtaaaaaaaactgtgGTTACAAATGTTAATGTAGTTTTTTCTACACAAACATCTTGTCAAATCGATAATTGCCTTGAGTTTTTGATAAGTGTAGATAGTTTTCTTTTCAGTTTGCATACGTGTATAGGTTGTTGTCTTTAGAATGCACATACCGAGTtctaatttatcttatttaaagttattaatttaaaataatattattgtccgaattttaaataattttggatatcgttaataacaataatcattaaaatttgagtttaaaataaaaacgctaAACATAAATGCAGACGCACAGTGTGGCGATAGTTTGTGTTAACAATGAATGAATCGTAAGCTGTACCACAATGTCCAGTGTCGCGCTCCCCGTCGGCGGGCGGCGTGCGCGCGCGCGGGCCGGCCAGCCGCTCGTCGTGCTCCACGCCCGAGCGCCGCAGCTGCAGCCCGCAGCGGGACGACTTCGTGGTGCACAGCCGCCGGGCCATCACCACGCTGTCCGCCATGGCGAGGCGGGACGACGACAGTGAGTCTcgacattttaatgttttgtttactcGCTTAGAAGTTGGAGCTAATATAACTAAATGAAAATTGTTGTGTtgcaaagtaattattaattggAATTGTCATCGTTAGTAGTACTTAATTCACTCCAAGTACGCCCAAAGaagtttcaaataataaatgggTCAACGTGTGAAATGTCATCGCGGAGTCGCCAGTCTACCGAGCGCGTAGTGATCGCCGGCCCGGTCCGCCCGCAGTGTTCGCGGAGCACGTGACGGCGGCGGGGCGGCCGTCCAACTGGGCGGAGTCCCGCGAGAGCAGCTTCGCGGGGCGGCGCTCGCGGCGCTCGTCCGTGACGGACGACAGCCAGCTCACCGTGGAGAACTTCGGCGGCTCGCAGGACCGCCTGCAGTTCGCCGGCCGGAACCCGGAGAAGGAGCTCGCCACGCTCGCCAACGTGCGCAAGATATCCGCGCCCGCAGGTGACCCACCTCACTTTGTATGCGCATTATTTGGTGCTGGGTTCATTTATGTGCTAGACCTGACATGCTGTTTCGAACATTCGAACGGCGTCGGTATGTGCTTAGTACGTACGTGCGTATAGTACATTGGAATCGTTgatcatttcatttaataacaaCTACAAACTCGTTTTGATGTTGTTACGCGCTCATTTACAGGCCCACTAGACCACAATCCACCACTTCGTTCCTCACGGCAAGACATCCGCGGCTCCATTCAATTCTTCCACGGGGATTATCAGAACGGCGCTCAGGACGACCGACAGAAGGTGGAGCGTCAGCAGTCGCAGCCACAGACCACGGACCCCCCTTTCAACCCCATCAAGCGACAGCTCAGCAGCGACACCATCGGTCAGAACTTCGGGTTCAACCACAAGGGCGGCGGAGACGGGTTTTATTTAAACGAGCGGGACGCTCCTGACGGTGACGTCACGAAAACGAGCTACGCGGATCTCAGTAAAATTAGGAATAACGGTGATCAGACAGGTAGGTCTATAAAAAATAGCttccttataaaaaaattagatcGACTTATTTCATGGTAGTTCTCCATTCACGCCTACGAGAATAAGTTCATCCACGGATAACAATTCTATTTTGGTAATATTGAAGGTAAAAattccataataattatacatagatTCATTATGGCCTTTACgtcatcattattttttttcgataGTGAATGATGCTAGCAGCTTTGCATATTGCTTTCATTCGACCACATATTCCCGTACTAATCTCGTATAATATAAGACTGTAGATTTGTTTTACGCatgtttaatagtattttttttgtacccGAAGCTGAAATTTTAAGgctttgaagtaaaataaaatttattccatATTTTATCAATCACTAGTAGTATATGAGAATGAGTATATAATGTTTCAATAATTGACTCATCCGTAACTTagatgcattttatttatttgtaaaactttttgAGTGATTCATATCATAAGTAAATCTGACTTTATAtgctacaattatatatttctgttaaaAGTCAGTCgtgttaaatatacatttaattttaattttacaaataaaattttattttttattatgtataaattgtacACCGTTAAGTGTACTAGTAGTAAAAAAGACGCATATAAAACAAGTAATGttggtttttatattgtaaaatatttacatttagtaTTTAGTAAATTTGTTGTTGATGTATGATggattctaccaacccgcattggagcagtgtggtggaataagtgaataagctccaagccttctcctcaaaagggagatgaggccttagcccagcagtgggacattaacaggctgttactgtatgattTGGTCGTGTCGTCAGGTCCGGGCACGCCGGAGCGCCGCAAGACCTCGTTCTCGACGCCCCCGCCCAGCACCACCACGTGGCAGCAACACTTCCTGCAGCACGAGAACCAGCCCAGTCAGTACCGCTTCTTACTTACGTCGCGATTttgtgttacatttatttatacattttgtttttttttattattataatttgctgAATACGTTTCGACGATTGCGACAAAATGGTACCAAATATTGTATTACGGGGATGAGCTCCCAGGATGAACGTGTGGAGCGTTACGAAGTCGTTACAAAGCCGCGGTCCACTTGGTAGCGTTAGGCGGTGCGCGTGTGGCGCGTGTGGTGTGCACGTAATGACGTTGGTTCCGCACTAAGACGGCGACGAGGCGGCGTCGGAGgaggcggcgggcggcggcgggcAGGCCATGGCGGCGCAGCTCAACAACATCCGCCTCAAGCTGGAGGAGAAGCGGCGCCGCATCGAGCACGACAAGCGCCGCATGGAGCTCGCCGTCAGCCGCCAGCGCCAGCAGCTCGGCCAGCAGGCCTTCCTGCAGGCCGTCACCCGGGTGAGTGTTCTCATTGAGTAGCATTCGATGGCAAACAGTTCGCCCGCGAGCGGGTGACTATCGAACGAATGATATATAAGGGTGGGGGCTGTGTGGTTAATTAGTGAATgtatgactttttttatttgttttctgtCTAAAATGTCTAAATTTACCGTGGAATGTGGTCGAAGTTATGTGTATATAGCTTATTCTAATCAAAGTAGGAGTggagacaaataaaaaactttgacattgaactgACCTGATATCATTAGTCGAAATCTTGAACAGTCGTTAGtgttcattattgatttgtggaaaaattgcgttttttaTGTCGGCGAATTTGGGATATctaaatctatggtttgtttatctttactcctcctACGATTGGTATAggctataataacaatattttattgttacggGGTATGTGTGGTAGACAGGTGTGACCAAAATATTTgcttcaatttttatatttgaatatacttCCTACGAATACATAAAAGCTGACATTGAATTGTATATTCAATGGTGACATTTaccacatttcttacaattaatcAACTCAAcacataaatactaaaattctataatataataatacattgtttaaatgatatttagtaatgtaactaatttttttttattaaacataaaatatatttttctatttcattagGAAACGTTTTTGCATTACCAGTTGGCCTCTTTGGTGAGTGCCCAAGTATGACCAcgtcgatatatatttttatcaacttAGATTtagaagtttttaatttatacattaatttttgtaaagTATTTCGATTGTAAAGATAATTCGATTTAGTTTCGTTCATGCTTACACAGCTTTCATTCGGATGATCGTAACATTGTATCGGCCATTGGTTATATTGTGCATAATGTTTCAAAGTGTGTTTAATTATGCCACatatttacgtattttatttacattgtgaTCAGGTATATTACGTTAGAGTATTtcgctttatattaaatacgtcATGCGTTGTAGATTACGGCAGCTTTTATATATCGAACcagttttttaaattcataaatattttgcgACGCATAAACACCATGTATAATGTCTCATAACATAAGATTCGTTCATATCGAGCAATCTTCATaagtttaattacatttttttgtcaCTCGTTTTTGcactattttttaatcaaaatcaaattcaatCAATCGCATGTGCGCATTTGAtactatgaatatattaaaattactgttctatatgaaaatattttttggaaaaaatttctattaaaatctacatttttacTAAAGAATTAGTTTATACGCGCTAATCTCAGGATCTACCGGTCCGGTTAAAGATAAAACTGCGCGGAGCAGCTAGTAacgattaaattgaatttaaaaaacgtaCGTAGCAACACGTaacagtttcacaaaaaattaaaatagaatcaCATCAGAGTTGAACTAATAAAGCACAATGTCACGAGTAACATAGtaggtaaaatataattaataaatgtgaaCACGTATCGTAATGGAGTGGTATAGTTGTTCGCACGCGAGTGAGTCGCTAACGCATGTGGGCGGCGCGTGTTGCAGGGCAAGGGCGCGCGCACGCCGGCCGACGAGCAGCCGCCCGCGCAGGTGAGTGCACACGACCCGGACGCGCATACACTACCTTATAAACGACTAACTTTTATGCTTGTTTGATATCTTTTCGAGTTGACTTTTTAATTTGGATGGTTTTTAATTTGGTTTGTAATTCAAATTTTAGGTCGTAGACGTTGAAAATTTCGCGTAttacgcatcaaaatattatatatatgtagaattcagtgaaattatatattatatacttattaaagaGTCTTCTTTAGTTAGttctattgtaataaatgtaaaatgctacttctattattttaattaaatttcgtttttaatcataaaaaagtTATCCAAATCAATAGAGAATGTTTTGGCTTTAACGATCTAAAGTCCCTCAGAGATGTCAAACCATAAATTATGAGTAACAGCACCATATtgaacggtgaaggaaaacatcgtgaggaaacctgcatgtgtctaatttcattgaaattctgccacatgtgtataatgtggaagaagctccaaaccttctcctcaaaaggcagaggaggccttagcccagaagtgggacattaacagactgttactgtactaaatTAGTTAAGACGATGTCGTAGCCGAAAACTATTAATAGTTAAGGTTATCTATTTGTACAAGTCGTTATAGTCAGTTTTGACCATGAAAttaaactttgttttaaatatatccttTTCAAGATAATtgaattaacttttaatttacatctaCAATCTCCGCATATGCACGTATTTACatcaaaatatctatttataatgttataaagtaaataatatttttttgttgtgcATGCCGTACTTTAATTTGCATGTTTAATCACATACACAAAACATGTGCGAAATTGGCgtctacattttaaaattattaaaatatatggtttagtttatttcaatttaattttgaagaaCACTATACGGGCTTGTATGCTGAATATTTTATCGTTGTGTTGCCTTTAATTGTTGTCAATACAAATGCTGGTAGTATTGTGTacgtttaattttcatttcattaagcattttattatttttcatgacgcatttttttattattttttttgttataaaggGCTTAGTTATtctaaaaaatcaaattaaaataacaatctaGATAAATTAACGAAAGTATATAatagattacatttttattttagtacaataCGTCCATAGAAATGTCGAATCTTTTAtcggtaatttttaaaataaatgaatagccAATGACGAATTCATATTTCTATAGGAAATGGTCGTTGAAGCGCCAAATCAAGCCGTGGAAAACGCAGCGATGGAACAGTACGAACAATCGATAGCAAAGTAAGTGTCCCTCTCCATATATTGGACAGATGATTTTTGTCAACTGtcagtttttacttttattttgaaattttactatCATTTCTAGTTTTAATATTCTCTATTTCGTTTATTATGTTTGTTACTTTTCAATGTAGATATATGAATCCGCGCGCACAAGCCAGTACCTAATATTTACAGAATGAACTCCAGCCTGCAGGATATACAGAGTGACATCGCGCGGCTCGCCAGTCAACAAAGCCAGCTGCAGCAACAGCAACAGCAGCAGCAACAGCAGCAACAAAATCAACAGTTACAGCAGCAGTTGCAACAACAGCAACAACAATTGCAACAGCAGCAACAACAGTTGCAGCAGCAGCAACAGCAAGCGAAGCAAATGTTCCAACAGCATCAGCCGCCACAATCACCCTTCCAGCAACAGTATCAAAACATTCAAACAAACATTCCTCAACTGGTAAGTTTTTAAATGTCAACCTAAAATAAACACACGCAAGAAGCACAGTGGTTATGGGCTCGTTCTCCTGTTGCGGCCATAAGCTTTATACTCCCTGATATCactgtaaaatatttcaagtcGGCAAGTTCTTTTAGATcgagaaattattaatattgattactcaattattaaaataaatcgttaagcattaaatgtaattaccaatcaattaatatataaatgcttCGTAAATCGTCGTCGTTGGCTACGGCTCAACTCAAGTCCTAACAGACACTTCTCAGCCTAACCTTTAAATTCACACAAACACGAAGCAGCTGACGCACAACTCACGCCTCCGCCCACTCGATTGCAGCACAGCCAATTCAGCTCACAGCACAATGTGTCGCGGCCGATCAACGCGTTCGGGTCCACGCCGCACCTCCCGCGCGACTTCTACTACGAGGCGAACCAGACGGGCCAGCCGGGCGGCCAGCAGGTCGGCCCTCAAGGCGGCCAGCAGAACTTCCAGTATCAGTACAGGGATATAGAACAAGATTTCGGTCGGCAGCAGTTCTACCTGCACGACAGTCCGGCGCCCCCGCAGCGACGCACGTGGGCGCAGCACGCGCAGCTGCAGCAGGAGAACGAGCTCCGGGGCTGGCAGGTAGGCACTGTGCCGGGCGGGCCAAGGGGATATACACTGTCGTGGGGCACGAGTCGCGGTATATACGGTCGGTGTGTATacggtatataaatatgtataaggaAATTTGAAAGttgtaaataagataaatattaatatgccgTATTATGGTTGGAAATTGTACTAGCACATTGTTTATTGAAGTCAATCTAACATTTAGTTAATTCAAATTACAGCTACATCAGCAGAACCACCAGCAGAACCAGTACCACCAACCGCAACCTGAACCGGCGCAGAGGACGTGGAATTCTCCCTCGCCTCAACCACCTCCCGAAAAAAACTGGAACCCGCAGGGCTTCGTCTTACACGAAAGGGCGAACCAGCCCTTCCAGGTTCACTACAACACTGATCGGTACCAGAACGGCACCGAGAACGTTCGAGAAACGCAAAACCATTTGAGCTATACTGTGATAAACCCTAATCAATACGCATCGCAATCGCCGCCGCTATCGAGTCCGCGACGTTCGAGGACTCCCCAACGTCAAGGATCCCTGCCAGAGGCTCGGCGACCCGAGCCAGTAGGGCTCCACCAGCTGCACTCGCCACATCCGCCGCAATATGCGCAAACTCACCAGCCACACCAACCTCATCAGACACAACAGACGCATCAACCTCACCAGACACTCCAGGCACAAAATTCCGTCCCGGCGCCCCCCGACGACATGGAACCCCAAAACATATCTTTCATCGGCAACGCCGAGGACGACGCGCTCCGGCAGGGCATCAATAGACTGAACATCTCGTCCGGCACGCGGACCTACCGCATCCCGTCGCCGACGAGGCCCTCGCTCGGCCGGAACTCGTTCCAACGACCCGAGGAACCCGCCGAGACGAACGAGAAAGGGTTTTACATTTCGTTCGACAACGAGCAACCGAAACGACCCAAGCCGCCGCTGCGGGCGAAGCGGGGCTCCCCGCGGAAGGAGCGCTCCGAGTACGCCAGCCCCGAGCGGAGTCCCGAGAGCACGTGGAGCGACGACAGGCGAGACGACAGGCGAGATGACAGGCGCGAAGAGCGTTGCGACGAGCGCCGGGAGACGCCTCGAACGGAGGCGCCGCGGGAGCGACCGCGCCCGCCTAGTGCGGAGCCCGCCGCGCTCGTCATCGGCGAGCTCAACCCCGACCCCGTGAGTATACATATCGGCAACCgtaatcatcatattatatatacatttctgGTCTATTTAGTGTAAGTACCTCAGTCTGACTAATTAGCCATTAACAGAATAACAATCTAATATTGTGTAATACATTTGTAACACgacaaaatgaatatatttacgaTCGACTCGATCGCAATTTAATGTATGCGAATGTACCTCTAATCTAAACCGGCAGAATTCCGCCGAGGAAATGGAGCGCAAGAAGGAGCGCATCATGATGCTGTCGCTGCAGCGGCGGCAGCGGGCGGACGAGGCGCGCGCGCGGGCcgaggcggcggcggcggcgcggcgcgcgcgcgacGAGGCCGAGGCCGAGGTGAAGGCGGCGCGCAAGGAGGAGCAGGCGCGCCGCCGGCAGGCCATCCTCGCGCAGTACAAGCTCAAGAAGGCCGTGGAGGAGGCCGAGCGGGAGGTGCGCTGTCCTTGTAGCCCGCCGCGACCGCTCCGCGAGGGCGACTACTAACGCACTCGTCCTGGGTTCCAGGGAAAAGTGTTCGACAAGTCCGAGTTCCTGGACACGTTGTCGCGCGGCGGCATGAACGTGGGCGGCGCGACCGGCCCGCCCACCGGTGGGGCGCGGTTGCGGGGCAAGCTGCCGGCGCGGGCGAGACCCAAGACCATCCACGTGGACAGCGGCGCGCTGCAGGCCGCCGAGGGGATGCTGGCGGGCAAGCAGCCCTCCGCTACCAATCTCACCGGTATTATTCGACACTTGAGCCCTAATGTATCCACTCAAACACGTACACGAAGCACTATTACAAGTACAAAACCATTATACGTtcgttttaatttgttatgctTATCTTATTTAATGAACTTAAGTAGCATAAAACAAAGTAGATTCGTGTCTGTCCACTTGCTTTGTAACGACACAACGGATTTTAATGGGATGTGCTCCGTTACTGaggtatttaattttgaaaatttttagaTTGGCGATTAATAAAGCAGCTACAATGTACTTTTATAGCGCTAATATAGCTGATTAAACCACTCGAGatatatcaaattaatgtaCGActgaaagataaaatattaatattttttgacaaaaagTTCACGACGGtataaaaccatttatttttgtcacacAGTATTAGTATCTATCAAAATATACATcattttttgtatacaaaaaatattgtctaaACTTTGTCATTTCCAGTAgtaaatttaatagatatttaaataaacgtgatATTATAAAAGACGTGGGTGTGGTAAAATCGGTAGGGACAGAACCAGCGGgctgattataatatttgttattatatcacTAACTTACCGATGCGTTAAGGCGGGAAGCGAGTCACTTCACACCGAAACACATGAACTCTGAAGTTcctgatatacatacatacacgaaCTATACAGTCGGTTTTATTATCAgaagtatatagtaatattatatctgCCAAAAGTATATCTCTATTATTTACTCTTAGCAAGCTCTTAGCAAaatgttgatataaaataagaaaattcaaaATCAGCTTTAAAACACATCGATCAAATTACATACAAACTACCCACCTCTCAAAACCTTAAAGCTAAAGCTCGCATGAGATGTGGCTAAGA
Protein-coding sequences here:
- the LOC126781195 gene encoding patronin-like isoform X5, coding for MVAMVASASGYGTLRRFLSAPDGQETENTGIVPSASVAVSSKQRASIKWLLSKAFNNRVPDNLQEPFYRDHEDQEHLKPPIVGGLANAELYCLALANMYSDPNYHSLNHWNILQTLSRKGVQVPDPPDCALTETVLIQTNPLKMGAHLAVIEAVMMLYAREVVTLDRVSAAAQRFGTSQPLPVGSSIPHEDGLLCWINAACAALNKAEENTSSHVPMVKSLQDLCDGTALAALISFYCPEALPRSAVRVGRMVSIQDCLHNLMLVYEFCQSSLPHNVFHMMPEDVTYMRGSMRQNLIAMLADLFNMLEVHPVKSVKYPGIAGEECNAHGVRHRRSLPPPPPQPIPELRAAPALCAHALPFAVSRSPSAGGVRARGPASRSSCSTPERRSCSPQRDDFVVHSRRAITTLSAMARRDDDMFAEHVTAAGRPSNWAESRESSFAGRRSRRSSVTDDSQLTVENFGGSQDRLQFAGRNPEKELATLANVRKISAPAGPLDHNPPLRSSRQDIRGSIQFFHGDYQNGAQDDRQKVERQQSQPQTTDPPFNPIKRQLSSDTIGQNFGFNHKGGGDGFYLNERDAPDGDVTKTSYADLSKIRNNGDQTGPGTPERRKTSFSTPPPSTTTWQQHFLQHENQPNGDEAASEEAAGGGGQAMAAQLNNIRLKLEEKRRRIEHDKRRMELAVSRQRQQLGQQAFLQAVTREMVVEAPNQAVENAAMEQYEQSIANLQDIQSDIARLASQQSQLQQQQQQQQQQQQNQQLQQQLQQQQQQLQQQQQQLQQQQQQAKQMFQQHQPPQSPFQQQYQNIQTNIPQLHSQFSSQHNVSRPINAFGSTPHLPRDFYYEANQTGQPGGQQVGPQGGQQNFQYQYRDIEQDFGRQQFYLHDSPAPPQRRTWAQHAQLQQENELRGWQLHQQNHQQNQYHQPQPEPAQRTWNSPSPQPPPEKNWNPQGFVLHERANQPFQVHYNTDRYQNGTENVRETQNHLSYTVINPNQYASQSPPLSSPRRSRTPQRQGSLPEARRPEPVGLHQLHSPHPPQYAQTHQPHQPHQTQQTHQPHQTLQAQNSVPAPPDDMEPQNISFIGNAEDDALRQGINRLNISSGTRTYRIPSPTRPSLGRNSFQRPEEPAETNEKGFYISFDNEQPKRPKPPLRAKRGSPRKERSEYASPERSPESTWSDDRRDDRRDDRREERCDERRETPRTEAPRERPRPPSAEPAALVIGELNPDPNSAEEMERKKERIMMLSLQRRQRADEARARAEAAAAARRARDEAEAEVKAARKEEQARRRQAILAQYKLKKAVEEAEREGKVFDKSEFLDTLSRGGMNVGGATGPPTGGARLRGKLPARARPKTIHVDSGALQAAEGMLAGKQPSATNLTGTMRRDYYRGSQDNLAERAALYRESPVEDRGGVSPGSASSGLGRRGSCKTSRERVNDEPQSTRGRSKYSTYQNNFKAGRKSSSLMNLCDSGLGRATPPRRAASPGLRALGSPASGPGSLPGALPGAIGKRRHDDSSDVSSTHSSIMDYSGPRLYKQPATKSNRGIMLNAVEYCVFPGAVNAEAKRRVLEEIARSESKHFLVLFRDAGCQFRALYSYCPDTDTVAKLYGTGPKHVNDRMFDKFFKYNSGSKCFSQVHTKHLTVTIDAFTIHNSLWQGKKVQLPSKKDMALVI